Proteins co-encoded in one Vibrio aquimaris genomic window:
- a CDS encoding amidohydrolase family protein: MFKLIDPHLHFFDLTKGDYHWLKPTNPPFWSDKPLIAKNFNQEDLQVSQGLELCGYVHIEAGYDNQHFWREVEWLESNKGLSFRTVASADLTRSPELFTEDINKLKQYSSVVGVRHIFDEEALNLLNNPSVIKNLEQLAQHDLSFDLQMPFCDAESVDALLTHMSSLPHLNVIINHAGFPPLPHESSWKVWQNNIKSVAKYPNVAVKCSGWEMKSRDYSMDWVTQVIAECLEAFGHDRVMLASNFPLCLFSMSYDAYWGSVLGIPKENTQALMYDNACQWYKF, from the coding sequence ATGTTTAAACTCATCGATCCTCACCTACACTTTTTTGATCTGACTAAAGGCGATTATCACTGGCTCAAGCCGACAAATCCGCCATTTTGGTCTGATAAACCTCTTATCGCTAAAAACTTTAATCAAGAGGACCTGCAAGTTAGTCAAGGGCTTGAACTCTGTGGTTATGTACATATTGAAGCTGGGTATGATAACCAGCATTTTTGGCGAGAAGTTGAATGGTTAGAATCAAATAAGGGCTTGTCTTTTAGAACCGTTGCTTCAGCTGATCTGACTCGCTCCCCCGAGCTATTTACAGAAGATATTAATAAGCTAAAACAATACTCTTCAGTTGTTGGAGTAAGGCATATCTTTGATGAAGAAGCACTTAACTTGCTCAATAACCCCTCGGTCATTAAAAATCTTGAGCAATTAGCACAGCACGATTTATCCTTTGATTTGCAAATGCCATTCTGTGATGCAGAATCTGTCGATGCTTTGTTAACTCATATGAGCTCTTTACCTCACCTTAATGTCATCATCAACCACGCTGGTTTTCCACCATTACCTCATGAGTCAAGCTGGAAAGTCTGGCAAAACAACATTAAGTCTGTCGCGAAGTATCCAAATGTAGCAGTGAAATGTTCAGGCTGGGAAATGAAAAGCAGAGACTATAGTATGGACTGGGTCACTCAAGTTATTGCTGAGTGCTTAGAAGCGTTTGGCCATGATAGAGTAATGTTGGCAAGCAATTTTCCTTTGTGCCTATTTTCAATGAGTTATGACGCTTATTGGGGAAGCGTTTTAGGTATACCCAAGGAAAATACGCAGGCATTAATGTATGATAATGCCTGCCAATGGTATAAATTCTAA
- a CDS encoding FMN-binding glutamate synthase family protein, protein MGELFIIGIDLFSGLFTLVVGGGAIAIIYMYIVDKRQHTHAIRHNYPVIGRFRYLFEKQGEFFRQYFFAMDREEMPFNRAERSWVYKAAKNVDRTIAFGSTRNLDATGTIMFMNCAFPTLEEDAVSPAPITIGPNCRSPYVTSSIFNISAMSFGALSKPAVRALSKGAKMAGCWLNTGEGGLSSYHLEGGCDLVFQIGTAKYGVRDSLGNLSDEKLIEIASHDSVKMFEIKMSQGAKPGKGGILPGRKVTAEIAKIRGIPEGQDSISPNGHPDVRSVSDLLDMISRVRNVTGKPVGFKSVLGSQAWIYDLFNEIDKRGHDSAPDFITIDSADGGTGAAPQPLMDYVGLPLKESLPIVVSILHEYGLSSRVKVIASGKLITPSKVAWALAMGADFVVSARGHMLALGCIQALQCNKDTCPTGITTHDKRLQQGLNVEDKMTRVANYNKYIHYGIGLIAHSCGLSNAGGLKREHIRIVKEDGLSVALDELYRHHK, encoded by the coding sequence ATGGGTGAGTTATTTATTATAGGAATTGATCTGTTTTCAGGGCTATTTACTCTCGTCGTTGGTGGCGGAGCGATTGCTATTATTTACATGTATATTGTAGATAAGCGCCAACATACCCACGCAATAAGACATAACTATCCGGTGATTGGTCGTTTTAGGTATTTGTTTGAAAAACAGGGCGAGTTTTTTAGGCAGTACTTTTTTGCGATGGACCGAGAAGAGATGCCTTTTAATCGAGCCGAGCGAAGCTGGGTTTATAAAGCCGCTAAAAATGTAGATCGAACAATCGCTTTTGGCTCGACACGTAATTTGGATGCGACAGGCACGATTATGTTCATGAACTGTGCCTTTCCTACTCTTGAAGAAGATGCGGTGTCTCCCGCTCCCATAACCATTGGTCCCAACTGTCGAAGCCCTTATGTCACTTCCTCAATCTTTAACATCTCAGCGATGAGTTTCGGAGCACTCTCAAAACCTGCCGTTAGGGCTTTATCAAAAGGCGCTAAGATGGCTGGATGTTGGCTAAATACAGGTGAAGGGGGGCTAAGTTCTTACCATTTGGAAGGAGGATGTGACCTTGTTTTCCAAATAGGGACAGCGAAATATGGTGTTCGAGATAGTTTGGGTAATCTATCCGATGAAAAGCTGATTGAAATAGCGTCACATGACAGCGTTAAAATGTTTGAAATTAAGATGAGTCAGGGAGCAAAACCAGGTAAGGGAGGGATTTTGCCCGGTCGAAAAGTGACGGCTGAAATTGCAAAAATCAGAGGGATACCTGAGGGGCAAGATTCAATAAGCCCAAATGGGCACCCTGATGTTCGTAGTGTTAGTGATTTACTCGATATGATCAGTCGGGTTCGAAATGTGACGGGAAAGCCAGTTGGTTTTAAATCTGTATTGGGTTCACAAGCATGGATTTATGATTTGTTCAATGAGATCGATAAGCGAGGTCATGATAGCGCTCCTGATTTTATCACTATCGATAGTGCTGATGGCGGCACAGGTGCTGCCCCACAACCACTTATGGACTATGTTGGATTACCTCTAAAAGAAAGTTTACCTATTGTGGTCAGCATTCTTCATGAGTATGGACTGAGCTCTCGCGTAAAAGTGATTGCGTCTGGCAAACTTATCACACCTTCCAAGGTTGCTTGGGCGTTGGCAATGGGTGCTGATTTTGTTGTGTCAGCACGAGGGCACATGCTTGCGCTTGGTTGCATCCAAGCTTTGCAATGTAACAAAGACACCTGTCCAACAGGTATTACTACACATGACAAACGTCTTCAACAAGGACTTAATGTTGAGGATAAGATGACTCGCGTTGCTAACTATAACAAATACATCCATTATGGAATCGGGTTGATTGCACACTCATGTGGATTAAGCAATGCAGGGGGCTTAAAGCGTGAGCATATAAGAATAGTAAAAGAAGATGGCTTGTCCGTTGCTTTAGATGAACTCTACCGACATCATAAATAA
- a CDS encoding Lrp/AsnC family transcriptional regulator, with the protein MVLDRADMHILGAMQENARIGLEALSEIASLSVASTQRRLKRLRDEGVIVKDISILNPDQLGQSMSFVVMVEMERERPDQIDAFARIALSDPQVQQCYYITGEADFCLICTSKDMKEFELLTYRLFFNNNNVRRFKTSVVMGRKKVGLSIDTTVR; encoded by the coding sequence ATGGTTTTAGACAGAGCAGATATGCATATCTTAGGTGCTATGCAAGAAAATGCGCGTATTGGACTTGAAGCTTTATCTGAAATAGCTTCTCTTTCTGTTGCATCTACACAGAGAAGATTAAAGCGTCTACGAGATGAAGGTGTCATTGTTAAAGACATATCAATCTTAAATCCCGATCAACTTGGGCAATCGATGAGCTTTGTTGTGATGGTTGAAATGGAAAGAGAAAGACCAGACCAAATTGATGCTTTTGCTAGAATTGCTCTGTCAGATCCTCAAGTACAGCAATGCTATTACATTACAGGCGAGGCAGATTTTTGTCTGATTTGTACGTCGAAAGACATGAAAGAGTTTGAATTACTAACTTATCGACTGTTCTTTAACAACAATAACGTGCGTCGTTTTAAAACATCTGTTGTGATGGGAAGAAAGAAAGTCGGGCTTAGCATTGATACAACGGTGAGATAG
- a CDS encoding methyl-accepting chemotaxis protein: protein MERSRSNKKPFSFAISIRGKLLLINLTLLTCVGLYAFYEHASFSSFESLEHAATENLQASVDLLTLRRHEKDFLVRKENKYPKRFDDVFNTLSQRLVDLNSLLKLHNLHLEKQTTNIIETLDRYQQQFHLLVDKVNSIEGIETSDNHRSRLENSRKKLKSAASSYDSFYLEVELLELIEKDYRYLADSTAESSNNLLKAVSNFAISEHVPSSLKPEFDQYKQDVEALVSASTELGHSADEGLKAQLRKNVHNAENSIKSLQTEISHAIKLKSEQIRTQLLVFGSAIVAILSILLFFIGRSILSRINAINILMKEIASGNGDLTVRMNAKGNDELAQLASSFDIFISKLHGNIQDVAKVMSILGESSENSKTSAVKSMNNAEQQKIQSESVATAVNELVMTSNEITANIECAANSAETIKQDAQGALEITLATSKSMQSLSSNISESQALIVNLAEQSKEINQVITAIQNIAEQTNLLALNAAIEAARAGEYGRGFSVVADEVRQLSLMTNNSTHQIESTIQELASGIQDTATKMSSSIDLACHTKETASDVVKAIEDMVIRINTMSDMNTQIATASEQQSMVSAEIDRNITEIAHLASDTHHIVSGSVHCSEQVSSVSHKLEKIVAQFKY, encoded by the coding sequence ATGGAAAGGTCTAGGTCGAATAAGAAGCCATTTTCTTTTGCAATATCAATTCGCGGTAAGTTACTTCTGATTAATCTCACCTTGTTAACCTGTGTTGGCTTATATGCATTTTATGAACACGCGAGTTTTTCAAGCTTTGAGTCTCTAGAACATGCAGCAACAGAAAACTTACAAGCTTCTGTAGATTTGTTAACGTTACGACGTCATGAAAAAGACTTCCTAGTGAGAAAAGAGAACAAGTACCCTAAACGATTCGATGACGTATTTAATACACTCTCCCAAAGGCTAGTTGACCTAAATAGCTTATTGAAATTACATAACCTTCATCTAGAGAAGCAAACCACAAATATCATTGAAACCTTAGATAGGTATCAACAACAGTTTCACTTACTCGTGGATAAAGTAAACAGTATTGAGGGCATAGAAACTTCGGACAACCATAGGTCTCGCTTAGAAAATTCGAGGAAAAAATTAAAAAGCGCGGCATCTAGTTATGACAGCTTTTATTTAGAAGTTGAGCTTCTGGAGCTGATAGAGAAAGATTATCGATACCTCGCTGACTCTACTGCAGAGAGTAGTAATAACCTACTGAAAGCAGTATCTAACTTTGCCATTAGCGAACATGTTCCATCGTCATTGAAACCAGAGTTCGATCAATATAAACAAGATGTAGAGGCATTAGTCTCAGCCTCTACAGAACTAGGTCACTCCGCAGATGAAGGTTTGAAAGCACAACTGCGAAAAAATGTACATAATGCTGAAAATAGTATTAAGTCACTTCAAACTGAAATAAGTCACGCAATTAAATTAAAATCTGAGCAAATACGGACTCAGCTTTTAGTGTTTGGCAGCGCTATAGTAGCGATACTATCTATACTACTTTTTTTTATCGGACGTAGCATTCTCAGTCGCATTAATGCCATTAATATCTTAATGAAAGAAATCGCCAGTGGAAATGGCGATCTCACCGTACGGATGAATGCCAAAGGGAATGATGAACTCGCTCAATTGGCCAGTTCTTTTGATATATTTATTTCTAAGTTGCACGGAAATATTCAAGATGTGGCTAAAGTTATGAGCATCTTGGGAGAAAGTTCTGAGAATTCAAAAACGAGCGCTGTTAAGAGCATGAACAACGCTGAACAACAAAAAATTCAATCTGAGTCTGTTGCTACTGCCGTTAATGAATTAGTCATGACAAGCAATGAAATCACTGCCAACATAGAGTGTGCCGCAAATAGCGCAGAAACTATCAAGCAAGATGCACAAGGAGCATTAGAAATTACGCTTGCTACCAGCAAAAGTATGCAATCATTATCGTCAAATATTTCAGAATCTCAGGCTTTAATAGTAAACCTAGCAGAGCAAAGTAAAGAAATTAACCAAGTCATTACCGCCATTCAAAACATTGCCGAACAAACAAATCTTCTTGCACTAAATGCGGCAATAGAGGCCGCGCGTGCAGGCGAATATGGTCGAGGGTTTTCTGTGGTGGCCGATGAGGTTAGGCAGCTTTCTCTAATGACAAACAATTCAACTCATCAAATAGAATCAACCATCCAAGAATTAGCGTCAGGTATACAAGATACAGCGACAAAAATGTCATCAAGTATAGATTTAGCATGCCATACAAAAGAAACGGCTAGTGATGTTGTGAAGGCCATAGAAGACATGGTTATTCGTATCAATACTATGTCAGATATGAACACCCAAATTGCGACAGCTTCAGAACAGCAATCTATGGTATCAGCTGAAATTGACCGCAATATTACCGAGATAGCGCATCTTGCTAGTGATACCCACCATATTGTGTCGGGGTCAGTACACTGTAGTGAACAAGTGTCTAGTGTTAGCCATAAACTCGAAAAGATTGTTGCACAGTTTAAATACTAG
- a CDS encoding M23 family metallopeptidase: MKTILLTFALFWSVNSVAHSLMPPIDIGKIDKAKVGSLNSQTFISENNFVFRPIEHPFNMQMYFSEYNEWHLLEEDLLHWSGAMGIDPRVVLTTLAITSGWNPKSNPSDPELSRYKLDIKQITNYLSQVFYQSINQSLSDDQAISFALSSSLKSSALWPQWVSFYKEWFGEPSSDQSRTKSAQPEMQWPWRAGYNWVPNGPHSHTGSGFPLSSIDVSYDWPRWGGQTYSVTAAHEGYVSIFSRCQLRVTHPDGWATNYYHMDGIDIQHGAWVSKNDRIGTYASQKNIALCQGGSSTGPHLHFSVLFNGRFQSLQNLSLGPYQVDVGRYSYDNNCRYTWMTDKRSNNKRCFWSRIDNPL, translated from the coding sequence ATGAAAACGATACTACTCACATTCGCCCTATTTTGGAGTGTAAATAGCGTTGCGCATTCGCTTATGCCCCCTATTGATATAGGAAAAATTGATAAAGCAAAGGTAGGGTCACTCAATAGCCAAACCTTTATCTCTGAAAATAACTTCGTTTTTAGACCGATTGAGCACCCTTTCAATATGCAAATGTACTTTTCAGAATACAATGAGTGGCATCTTCTTGAGGAAGACCTGCTACATTGGAGCGGTGCTATGGGTATAGACCCAAGAGTTGTCTTAACCACCCTAGCAATAACTTCAGGTTGGAACCCCAAGTCTAATCCAAGTGATCCTGAGTTATCACGATATAAGCTTGATATTAAACAGATAACAAATTACCTTTCACAGGTTTTTTATCAGTCCATCAATCAAAGTTTATCTGATGATCAAGCAATAAGCTTTGCGCTTTCATCTTCGCTCAAATCTAGCGCTTTATGGCCACAATGGGTCAGTTTTTATAAAGAGTGGTTTGGTGAGCCTAGCTCTGACCAGAGTAGGACAAAATCAGCTCAACCTGAGATGCAATGGCCATGGAGAGCAGGTTATAATTGGGTCCCTAACGGACCTCATTCACATACTGGTTCAGGATTTCCATTGTCATCTATCGATGTTTCTTATGATTGGCCACGTTGGGGAGGACAGACTTACAGTGTTACAGCTGCCCATGAAGGTTATGTGTCAATATTTTCACGGTGCCAGCTAAGAGTGACACACCCTGATGGATGGGCGACCAATTACTATCATATGGATGGGATCGATATCCAACACGGAGCTTGGGTTAGCAAGAATGACAGAATAGGTACCTACGCAAGCCAAAAGAATATTGCCCTTTGTCAGGGGGGCTCATCGACAGGGCCACACCTGCATTTCTCGGTCCTATTCAATGGCCGCTTTCAGTCACTACAAAATTTATCTCTTGGCCCTTACCAGGTTGACGTAGGAAGATATAGCTATGACAACAATTGTCGTTATACATGGATGACTGACAAACGAAGTAATAATAAACGTTGTTTCTGGTCGCGAATTGATAACCCTCTATAA
- a CDS encoding VOC family protein, which translates to MIIDHIGFSVSDFEKSNEFYSKALAPLGIDKIVELEDASGFGKNGKAEFWLGKGNLPQPPLHVAFAADNRKQVDQFYEAAMASGGKDNGSPGIREQYHPNYYGAFVIDPDGHNIEAVCHRAE; encoded by the coding sequence ATGATAATTGATCACATTGGATTTTCAGTATCTGACTTTGAAAAAAGTAATGAATTTTATTCTAAAGCTTTGGCCCCCTTGGGCATTGATAAAATAGTGGAGCTTGAAGATGCAAGTGGTTTCGGAAAGAATGGAAAAGCAGAATTTTGGCTTGGAAAAGGTAATCTACCACAACCTCCCTTACATGTTGCTTTTGCTGCTGACAATCGAAAACAGGTAGACCAGTTTTATGAAGCTGCCATGGCCTCTGGTGGAAAAGATAATGGCTCACCAGGTATAAGAGAACAATATCATCCCAATTATTATGGAGCATTTGTTATTGATCCAGATGGCCATAATATTGAAGCAGTATGTCACCGCGCAGAGTGA
- a CDS encoding mandelate racemase/muconate lactonizing enzyme family protein, producing MKITEIEIFDIHCPKRPPWNPVFVRIHTDEGTSGVGEAGLAYDWGHSAAAAMIKEIAEAVLIGFDPFNTEKLWSRMLRESFWGLGGGPVLYAAMSAIDTALWDIKGKALGLPVYQLLGGKTNDKLRTYASQLQFDWDKECNKLIQPTEYAEAALKAVAEGYDAVKVDPIVYDQNGESSFDRTKLFTQPQMRLFGDRLRAIRDAVGPDVDIIFESHSLMGAASAIQMGEVVEEVGCMMYEEPVNYLNSAIHKKVSERVNVPIAGGERLYHRWDVRPYFEDQSIDVLQPDVGLCGGFTEAKKVCDYADVYDIRIQAHVCGGPVATAASLHLETAIPNFLIHEHHTYAIKEWNRELCIQDPQPKDGFFQAPDTPGIGIELNDEVIKRSPHVSVK from the coding sequence ATGAAAATCACCGAAATAGAAATTTTTGATATTCACTGCCCTAAAAGACCACCTTGGAATCCCGTATTTGTTCGTATTCATACTGATGAAGGGACTTCAGGTGTAGGGGAAGCTGGCCTTGCTTACGATTGGGGACACAGTGCCGCTGCTGCCATGATCAAAGAAATCGCAGAAGCCGTGTTGATTGGCTTTGACCCTTTTAATACAGAGAAATTATGGTCAAGGATGCTCAGAGAGAGCTTTTGGGGGTTAGGTGGTGGGCCTGTTTTGTATGCAGCTATGAGCGCGATTGATACGGCATTGTGGGACATCAAAGGCAAGGCACTTGGTTTACCTGTATATCAGCTTCTCGGCGGTAAAACCAATGACAAGCTGCGCACTTATGCAAGCCAATTACAATTTGATTGGGATAAAGAATGTAATAAGCTCATTCAACCCACAGAGTACGCTGAAGCAGCGCTTAAAGCTGTAGCGGAAGGTTATGATGCGGTTAAAGTCGATCCTATTGTTTATGACCAAAATGGCGAATCATCTTTTGACCGGACTAAACTATTCACTCAACCACAGATGCGCCTCTTTGGTGACCGTTTGAGAGCGATTAGAGATGCAGTAGGCCCAGACGTCGACATCATTTTTGAATCTCATTCATTGATGGGTGCGGCATCTGCCATTCAAATGGGAGAGGTTGTCGAAGAAGTCGGTTGTATGATGTACGAAGAGCCTGTCAATTATCTAAACTCTGCCATTCATAAGAAAGTATCTGAAAGAGTTAATGTTCCAATCGCTGGGGGTGAGCGCTTGTATCATCGTTGGGATGTGAGGCCATATTTTGAAGATCAAAGTATCGATGTATTGCAACCTGATGTTGGGTTATGCGGTGGCTTTACTGAAGCTAAGAAAGTTTGCGATTATGCGGATGTCTATGATATCAGAATACAAGCTCATGTCTGTGGTGGGCCAGTTGCGACAGCTGCGTCGCTTCACTTGGAAACCGCAATCCCTAACTTTTTAATACATGAGCATCATACTTACGCGATTAAGGAGTGGAATCGAGAGCTTTGCATTCAAGATCCTCAGCCTAAAGATGGCTTTTTCCAAGCACCAGACACTCCCGGAATTGGAATTGAACTAAATGATGAGGTAATCAAGCGATCACCTCATGTTTCGGTAAAATAA
- a CDS encoding class II aldolase/adducin family protein, giving the protein MYDIPILSIKDKVSDVEWQTRVELAAAYRLFVMHGWDDLIHTHISARIPGTEDLLINAFGLSFDEITASNLVKIDIEGNIVDPHTPFNINPAGFTIHSAVHEARPDDQCALHVHTDATVAIASLKEGLLPLSQYSMFALASMSYHDYEGLAVNHEEKLRLQDDLGDANFMLLRNHGALTMGKTIGDAFMHMYDLTRACQIQLQIQSTGQKYHLVDQSIVDGIKAQANVVHSGLTGGQKAWPAMMRRVKQRYPDFDI; this is encoded by the coding sequence ATGTACGACATACCTATTTTGAGCATTAAGGATAAGGTGTCAGATGTTGAGTGGCAGACAAGAGTTGAACTAGCAGCAGCGTATCGTCTTTTCGTTATGCATGGTTGGGACGATCTCATTCATACACATATATCGGCTCGTATACCGGGAACAGAAGATTTACTGATTAATGCATTCGGTCTTTCGTTTGATGAGATCACTGCATCCAATCTAGTCAAAATTGATATTGAAGGTAATATTGTTGATCCTCATACGCCTTTTAACATTAATCCTGCGGGCTTTACAATTCATAGCGCAGTTCATGAAGCGAGGCCTGACGACCAATGTGCTCTTCATGTCCATACAGACGCGACGGTTGCGATTGCCAGTTTAAAAGAAGGGCTCCTTCCATTAAGCCAATACTCAATGTTCGCATTGGCTTCCATGAGTTATCATGATTACGAAGGACTAGCGGTCAACCATGAAGAAAAGCTGCGTTTACAGGATGATCTTGGAGATGCCAATTTTATGCTATTGCGCAATCATGGCGCGTTAACTATGGGTAAGACCATTGGCGATGCATTTATGCATATGTACGATCTGACAAGAGCCTGTCAAATCCAGTTGCAGATTCAGTCAACGGGCCAGAAGTATCATCTTGTCGACCAATCTATTGTTGATGGAATTAAGGCCCAAGCCAACGTAGTGCATTCTGGTTTAACTGGTGGTCAAAAGGCATGGCCAGCAATGATGAGAAGAGTAAAACAGCGTTACCCTGATTTTGATATTTAG
- a CDS encoding FAD-binding oxidoreductase, with protein sequence MFCVEEKDFCARNIEVHSGLGKHSRMICDVVKPENDLQLKQFIKQAFINKQPFYPISKGNNWGYGYNAPAKNGCVLLDLSKMNRILSFDEDLGVVEIEPGVTQGQLSEYLKHTNWILDCTGAGPDTSIVGNVLERGFGHGPVGNRSRHFTISELILPSGEVLELSRSVRYNGRAGLSANLHELFTQNNLAVVSKMKFELMLKPEASLRCLVRLTSSKDLPKYIEIMRQLKAEGSIDGLPHLGNHYRMLTMMERFNFDKWNPSKGISEDDIAPLCKKHGIPPWSGAFLIAGTKRVAKEKAKRVKKLLKPIARVNVISFDTLRQVNSLANITGRLLGNVAFYQRLSNSLNDFTQMMDMFEGNPKDLALKGCYWRYTGKIPKSMDPVRDGAGFFWIAPSIPMVGEEVEKCMRLSKQAFDKAGFELGVTITAVSAHMCQAIISIYYDATNPNEIEKATELRQKLNDLYRRYQWPCYRRAVDEMPFTSDQELELDALIIRNKIKVALDPNNIVAPGRYQMGEAI encoded by the coding sequence TTGTTTTGTGTTGAAGAGAAGGATTTCTGTGCACGAAATATTGAAGTCCATAGTGGTCTCGGTAAGCATTCACGCATGATTTGTGATGTGGTAAAGCCTGAAAATGACCTGCAACTTAAACAGTTTATTAAGCAAGCATTTATTAATAAACAGCCATTTTATCCCATAAGTAAAGGAAATAATTGGGGTTATGGGTACAACGCACCGGCAAAAAATGGGTGTGTTTTACTCGACCTTAGTAAGATGAATCGTATCCTAAGTTTTGATGAAGATCTTGGGGTCGTAGAAATTGAACCTGGTGTCACGCAGGGCCAATTATCTGAGTATCTTAAGCATACTAATTGGATTTTAGACTGCACAGGGGCAGGACCTGATACCAGTATTGTTGGTAATGTATTAGAGCGAGGTTTTGGTCATGGACCTGTGGGTAATCGCAGTCGACATTTTACTATCAGCGAACTTATCTTGCCGAGCGGTGAGGTCTTAGAACTCAGCCGCAGTGTACGTTACAACGGTAGAGCTGGTCTATCAGCTAACCTACATGAGCTGTTTACGCAAAACAATCTAGCTGTAGTCAGTAAGATGAAGTTTGAATTAATGCTAAAACCTGAAGCAAGCTTACGCTGCTTAGTTCGTTTGACGTCTTCGAAAGACTTACCTAAATACATCGAGATAATGCGTCAGCTTAAAGCGGAAGGGAGTATAGATGGCTTACCTCATTTAGGGAATCACTATCGTATGTTGACAATGATGGAACGTTTTAATTTTGATAAATGGAATCCATCTAAAGGCATTAGTGAAGACGACATTGCCCCACTTTGTAAAAAGCATGGTATCCCCCCTTGGTCCGGAGCCTTTCTCATTGCTGGCACCAAAAGAGTCGCGAAAGAAAAAGCCAAGCGAGTAAAAAAATTATTAAAACCTATTGCACGGGTCAACGTTATTAGTTTCGATACACTTCGACAAGTTAATTCTTTAGCGAATATAACGGGAAGACTATTGGGGAATGTTGCTTTCTACCAACGTTTATCGAATAGCCTTAATGACTTTACACAAATGATGGATATGTTTGAGGGAAATCCTAAAGATCTCGCCCTGAAAGGTTGTTATTGGCGATATACCGGAAAGATCCCAAAATCTATGGATCCAGTCCGTGATGGCGCTGGTTTTTTTTGGATTGCGCCATCTATCCCTATGGTTGGTGAAGAAGTTGAAAAATGTATGCGCCTGTCAAAGCAAGCCTTTGATAAAGCGGGTTTTGAACTTGGAGTCACCATCACTGCTGTAAGCGCTCATATGTGTCAGGCAATAATCAGCATTTATTACGACGCGACTAATCCAAACGAAATAGAAAAGGCGACTGAGCTAAGACAAAAATTGAACGATCTCTATCGACGTTATCAATGGCCTTGTTACCGTCGAGCGGTCGATGAGATGCCTTTTACTAGTGATCAGGAGCTGGAACTTGATGCTTTAATTATTCGCAATAAAATTAAAGTCGCTTTAGACCCTAATAATATTGTTGCACCAGGACGTTACCAAATGGGCGAGGCCATATAA
- a CDS encoding SDR family NAD(P)-dependent oxidoreductase, whose product MKRTCVITGGSSGIGRAIATLFVDNGYKVYNLDINHSDEGTHLPCDITNHETVQNHINDIAQNGSIDVLITSAGVHFSANIENTSEQDFQRVFDINVKGVYSAIQAALPTMKKQQSGSIIIIASEQALVAKPNSFAYNMSKAALASLAKTTALDYAKYNIRANALCPGTIETPLYHKAIERYCNASGCDIDEVHKSEAMLQPLGRLGQPEEVAHYALFLASDNASFITGTTPVIDGGYTTG is encoded by the coding sequence ATGAAAAGAACGTGTGTGATCACAGGTGGCAGCTCAGGAATTGGCCGAGCTATTGCGACTCTTTTTGTTGATAACGGCTACAAAGTTTATAATTTGGATATCAACCATAGTGATGAAGGTACTCACCTCCCTTGTGATATCACCAATCATGAAACTGTACAAAATCACATCAATGATATTGCTCAAAACGGTTCCATTGATGTCTTGATAACAAGTGCCGGTGTGCACTTTTCCGCTAATATAGAAAACACATCAGAGCAGGATTTTCAACGAGTATTTGATATTAACGTCAAAGGGGTTTATTCAGCTATACAAGCCGCTTTACCGACTATGAAAAAGCAACAATCAGGCTCAATTATCATCATCGCATCAGAGCAAGCGCTCGTGGCTAAACCTAATTCTTTCGCTTACAACATGAGCAAAGCCGCACTGGCTTCCCTCGCCAAAACCACTGCTTTGGATTACGCCAAATACAATATCCGAGCAAACGCTTTGTGCCCTGGAACCATTGAAACACCTTTATACCACAAAGCTATCGAGCGTTACTGTAATGCTTCTGGTTGTGACATTGACGAAGTCCATAAGAGTGAAGCAATGCTTCAACCATTAGGACGTTTAGGACAACCTGAAGAGGTTGCGCACTATGCACTTTTTCTTGCCAGCGATAATGCATCATTTATCACAGGCACCACTCCAGTAATCGATGGCGGTTACACAACAGGGTAA